The Serratia rhizosphaerae genome has a segment encoding these proteins:
- the flk gene encoding flagella biosynthesis regulator Flk: MQPLSGPGAHNLSDRPPSGEKNTASDTQPLSPAQRTMLEKLVVKIMALSPAKSAEIWASLRHDLGATDGSELRARHFQPAELLLQQRLSQAQQNHASRQLLQQLTELLPQGNNRQAVSDFIRQQFGHTVLSQLSHQQLQQVLSQLQSGSLTIPHPQQSAVSDRPLLPAEHQNLQQQVTRLSAATGESPAKIWQSLFNLVGVKTNDPLPARHFQLLSQYLQVKTALSAQHAPTLNNLLTVLKQPADRQEQQLLLDYCQTRFHCAANTPLTQAQINEAVTHLFARRLEKAGVTPTIHNETPQPQLNPLIANVALPLQAALGKRGWALVALVLVLVIVLMLVL; this comes from the coding sequence ATGCAACCTTTGAGCGGCCCCGGCGCCCACAACCTTTCCGATCGCCCCCCATCCGGGGAGAAAAACACCGCCTCCGATACGCAGCCGCTCTCTCCGGCGCAGCGCACCATGCTGGAAAAGCTGGTGGTGAAGATTATGGCGCTCAGCCCGGCCAAATCCGCCGAGATTTGGGCCAGCCTGCGTCACGATCTGGGCGCCACCGACGGCAGCGAACTGCGGGCGCGCCACTTTCAGCCGGCGGAGCTGCTGCTGCAGCAGCGTCTGAGCCAGGCGCAGCAGAATCACGCCAGCCGCCAGCTGTTGCAACAGCTGACCGAGCTGCTGCCGCAGGGGAATAACCGCCAGGCGGTCAGTGATTTTATCCGCCAGCAGTTCGGCCATACCGTGCTGAGCCAGCTCAGCCACCAGCAGTTACAGCAGGTGTTGAGCCAGCTGCAGAGCGGCAGCCTGACCATCCCGCATCCGCAGCAGAGCGCCGTCAGCGACCGTCCTTTACTGCCGGCCGAACACCAGAACCTGCAGCAGCAGGTCACGCGCCTGAGCGCCGCCACCGGCGAATCGCCGGCCAAAATCTGGCAGAGCCTGTTTAATCTGGTCGGGGTAAAAACCAACGACCCGCTGCCGGCGCGCCATTTCCAGCTGTTAAGCCAGTATCTGCAGGTGAAAACGGCGCTGAGCGCGCAGCACGCGCCGACGCTGAATAACCTGCTGACGGTGCTCAAACAGCCGGCGGATCGGCAAGAGCAGCAGCTGCTGCTGGATTACTGCCAGACGCGCTTCCACTGCGCGGCCAACACCCCGCTGACCCAGGCGCAGATCAACGAGGCGGTGACGCACCTGTTCGCCCGCCGGTTGGAAAAGGCCGGCGTCACGCCGACGATTCATAACGAGACGCCGCAGCCGCAGCTCAATCCGCTGATCGCCAACGTGGCGCTGCCGCTGCAGGCCGCGCTCGGCAAGCGGGGCTGGGCGCTGGTCGCACTGGTGCTGGTGCTGGTTATCGTGCTGATGCTGGTATTGTAA
- a CDS encoding copper resistance protein: MVKRQQIAKWFLCLACLVVLTCMTQRMASLHALQLTLGIPAVSATAAGDDGDAVSTTSPCELSTKSLLAAPPVIFESVLLGLGLLLALLAPVIAARLRIPPPRAVSPPTLRVHLRLCVFRE, from the coding sequence ATGGTCAAACGGCAACAGATTGCAAAATGGTTTTTATGCCTGGCTTGCCTGGTCGTCCTGACATGCATGACGCAGCGTATGGCGAGCCTGCACGCGCTGCAACTGACGCTGGGCATCCCGGCCGTCAGCGCGACGGCGGCCGGTGACGACGGCGATGCCGTTAGCACCACCAGCCCGTGCGAGCTGAGCACCAAATCGTTGCTGGCCGCGCCGCCGGTCATCTTTGAAAGCGTACTGCTGGGGCTGGGCCTGCTGTTGGCGCTGCTGGCCCCGGTGATTGCCGCGCGTCTGCGCATTCCGCCGCCGCGTGCGGTTTCCCCTCCCACCCTCAGGGTGCACCTGCGATTATGCGTTTTCCGTGAATGA
- a CDS encoding protein-disulfide reductase DsbD family protein yields the protein MLNTFRSALACLLLLWLPMLQAADSGWLQSPTNDHAKVRLRADTSQAGETRLLLSVELQKGWKTYWRSPGEGGIAPAIKWRGDPPPSATWFWPAPQRFDVAGITTQGYHDDVTIPMVIKGPAPARLAGTLTLSTCSNVCILTDYAFNLDLSAANDVRFNHDFAQAMGKVPIDSGLTDNLRVGYRNGELQISAERNAGANWHQPALFFDTLPDADIGKPTISHSGAELQARVPVSDGWGDAAPDLRGQTLTLVITDDGLAQQTTLTVGEPLAVSSSGGVTLWQAVLMALVGGLILNLMPCVLPVLGMKLGSILQVEQRDRRSVRKQFLASSAGIVASFLVLALLMTALRLSNQALGWGIQFQNPWFIGFMVLVTLLFSANLFGLFHLQLSSGLSTRLATHGGQGMSGHFWQGAFATLLATPCTAPFLGTAVAFALAAPLPVLWGMFLALGIGMSLPWLLIAAWPALALRLPRPGRWMNVLRLVLGLLMLASSLWLLSLMTNHIGVQATLVIGGALLLGLLLAVWRRYGARSAGIAGASLLVVTGLTLLTLSLTANLWRQPLQDRVTWQPLSEQAITQVLAQHKRVFVDVTADWCVTCKANKFNVLLRDDVQQALMADDVVALRGDWSRPSSEISAFLQRRGSVGVPFNQIYGPGSPNGVVLSPLLTRDAVLQTLSAAKGTEQ from the coding sequence ATGTTGAATACCTTTAGGTCGGCATTAGCCTGCCTGCTGCTGCTATGGCTGCCGATGCTGCAGGCGGCGGACAGCGGCTGGCTGCAAAGCCCGACCAACGATCACGCCAAGGTGCGGCTGCGCGCCGACACTTCCCAGGCCGGCGAAACGCGCCTGCTGCTGTCGGTAGAGCTGCAGAAGGGCTGGAAAACCTACTGGCGCTCCCCCGGCGAAGGCGGCATCGCGCCGGCGATCAAGTGGCGGGGCGATCCGCCGCCGTCGGCCACATGGTTCTGGCCGGCGCCGCAGCGTTTTGACGTGGCGGGCATCACCACGCAGGGCTACCACGACGACGTCACCATCCCGATGGTTATCAAGGGGCCAGCGCCGGCGCGCCTGGCCGGCACCCTGACGCTGTCTACCTGCAGCAACGTCTGCATCCTGACCGACTATGCGTTCAATCTGGATCTGTCGGCGGCCAATGACGTGCGGTTCAACCATGACTTTGCCCAGGCGATGGGCAAGGTGCCGATTGACAGCGGCCTGACCGACAATCTGCGCGTCGGTTACCGCAACGGCGAACTGCAAATCAGCGCCGAGCGCAACGCCGGCGCAAACTGGCATCAGCCCGCGCTGTTTTTTGACACCTTGCCGGATGCGGATATCGGCAAGCCGACCATCAGCCACAGCGGTGCCGAACTGCAGGCGCGGGTGCCGGTCAGCGACGGCTGGGGCGACGCCGCCCCCGATCTGCGCGGACAGACGCTGACGCTGGTGATCACCGACGACGGTCTGGCGCAGCAGACGACGCTGACCGTCGGCGAGCCGCTGGCGGTGTCGTCATCGGGCGGCGTGACGCTGTGGCAGGCGGTGCTGATGGCGCTGGTCGGCGGTTTGATTCTGAACCTGATGCCGTGCGTGCTGCCGGTGCTGGGGATGAAGTTGGGTTCCATTTTGCAGGTGGAACAGCGCGACCGGCGCAGCGTGCGCAAGCAGTTCCTTGCCTCCAGCGCCGGGATTGTAGCGTCGTTTCTGGTGCTGGCGCTGCTGATGACCGCTTTACGGCTGAGCAATCAGGCGCTGGGTTGGGGCATCCAGTTCCAGAACCCGTGGTTTATCGGCTTTATGGTGCTGGTGACGCTGCTGTTCAGCGCCAACCTGTTCGGACTGTTCCATCTGCAGCTCTCTTCCGGACTCAGCACCCGGCTGGCGACCCACGGCGGCCAGGGGATGAGCGGCCACTTCTGGCAGGGGGCGTTCGCCACCTTGCTGGCGACGCCGTGCACGGCGCCGTTCCTCGGCACCGCGGTGGCCTTTGCGCTGGCCGCGCCGCTGCCGGTGCTGTGGGGCATGTTCCTGGCGCTGGGCATCGGCATGAGCCTGCCGTGGCTGCTGATTGCCGCCTGGCCGGCGCTGGCGCTGCGCCTGCCGCGTCCCGGGCGCTGGATGAACGTGCTGCGTCTGGTGCTGGGGCTGCTGATGCTGGCGTCGTCGCTGTGGCTGCTGAGTCTGATGACCAACCATATCGGCGTTCAGGCGACGTTGGTGATCGGCGGTGCGCTGCTGCTGGGGCTGCTGCTGGCGGTCTGGCGTCGCTACGGTGCGCGCTCGGCGGGCATCGCCGGCGCCAGCCTGCTGGTTGTCACCGGCCTGACGCTGCTTACGCTGTCGCTGACGGCGAACCTGTGGCGGCAGCCGCTGCAGGACCGGGTGACGTGGCAGCCGCTGAGCGAGCAGGCCATCACCCAGGTGCTGGCCCAGCACAAGCGGGTGTTCGTCGATGTGACCGCCGACTGGTGTGTGACCTGTAAGGCCAACAAATTCAATGTATTGCTGCGTGACGATGTGCAGCAGGCGCTGATGGCCGATGACGTGGTGGCGCTGCGCGGCGACTGGAGCCGGCCTTCGTCCGAGATTAGCGCGTTTCTGCAACGCCGCGGCAGCGTCGGCGTCCCTTTCAACCAGATTTATGGCCCCGGCAGCCCGAACGGCGTGGTGTTATCACCGTTATTGACCCGCGATGCCGTTCTGCAAACCCTGTCCGCCGCTAAAGGAACTGAACAATGA
- a CDS encoding DsbA family protein: protein MKKFLIILLMMVSPVWAAAPFTPEQEARVKEMIRETLVSNPDILAQAVDAWQQQTSDQQVSQVIKQQAKTLYQDPASPRLGAKDAKLTMVTFTDYNCPYCKQFDPMLEKIVKKYPDVALVVKLLPFKGESSVSSARIALTTWQQNPQQFWALHQRLMAKKGFHDDASIAAAQQKTGVKAVTPSEQSMSTLRTNMQLAEQLGVQGTPATLIGDQMLPGAVSYEQLESLVKQQLAQADRG from the coding sequence ATGAAGAAGTTTTTGATTATTTTACTGATGATGGTATCCCCCGTGTGGGCCGCCGCTCCTTTCACCCCGGAACAGGAGGCGCGCGTGAAGGAGATGATCCGTGAAACGCTGGTGTCCAACCCGGATATTCTGGCGCAGGCGGTCGACGCCTGGCAGCAGCAAACCTCCGATCAACAGGTCAGCCAGGTGATCAAGCAGCAGGCGAAAACTCTGTATCAGGATCCGGCCAGCCCGCGGCTGGGGGCGAAGGACGCCAAGCTGACGATGGTGACCTTTACCGATTACAACTGTCCGTACTGCAAGCAGTTCGATCCGATGCTGGAAAAAATCGTCAAGAAATACCCGGACGTGGCGCTGGTGGTGAAACTGCTGCCGTTTAAAGGCGAAAGCTCGGTCAGTTCGGCGCGCATTGCGCTGACCACCTGGCAGCAAAACCCGCAGCAGTTCTGGGCGCTGCATCAGCGGCTGATGGCGAAAAAGGGCTTCCATGATGACGCCAGCATCGCCGCGGCGCAGCAGAAAACCGGCGTGAAGGCGGTAACGCCGAGCGAGCAGAGCATGAGCACGCTGCGCACCAATATGCAGCTGGCGGAACAGTTGGGCGTGCAGGGCACGCCGGCGACGCTGATTGGCGATCAGATGCTGCCGGGGGCGGTGTCCTACGAACAGCTGGAGTCGCTGGTGAAGCAGCAGCTGGCGCAGGCCGACCGTGGCTAG
- a CDS encoding protein disulfide oxidoreductase, with the protein MARLKRWGREIALLLLMLAGILFAMDLWRAPQAPPAFDTQRLTTLDGASFSLAQRSQERPLLVYFWASWCGVCRYTTPSVAKLAAQGGNVLSVALRSGDDQQVAAWLAAKRLSLPVVNDPAGELAARWQVGVTPTFVIIDKGKVVQSTTGWTSYWGMKLRLWWAAW; encoded by the coding sequence GTGGCTAGGCTGAAACGCTGGGGGCGTGAAATCGCGCTGCTGTTGCTGATGTTGGCGGGGATTCTGTTCGCCATGGATCTGTGGCGCGCACCGCAGGCGCCGCCGGCGTTCGACACCCAGCGGCTGACCACTCTGGACGGCGCGTCGTTCTCGCTGGCGCAGCGCAGTCAAGAACGGCCGCTGCTGGTCTACTTTTGGGCCAGCTGGTGCGGCGTCTGCCGTTACACCACTCCCAGCGTCGCCAAGCTGGCGGCGCAGGGCGGCAACGTGCTGAGCGTGGCGCTGCGCTCCGGCGATGACCAGCAGGTGGCGGCCTGGCTGGCCGCCAAGCGGCTGAGTCTGCCGGTGGTCAACGATCCCGCCGGCGAGCTGGCGGCGCGCTGGCAGGTGGGCGTTACACCCACCTTTGTCATCATCGATAAGGGCAAAGTGGTGCAGAGCACCACCGGCTGGACCAGCTACTGGGGCATGAAGCTGCGCCTGTGGTGGGCGGCCTGGTAG
- a CDS encoding tripartite tricarboxylate transporter permease: protein MDTWLYLSQGFEVALIPQNLVIALIGCFVGTIVGLLPGLGPINGVAILLPLAFALKLPAESALILLATVYIGCEYGGRISSILLNVPGDAAAIMTALDGYPMAQQGRAGVALSISAVSSFIGSIIAIGGIILFAPLLARWSLAFGPAEYFALMIFAIACLGSMMSQNPLKSLLAALIGLGLATVGVDANTGVYRFTFDSVHLSDGIQFIVVVIGLFSVSEILLMLESTGAGQKLVRKTGRLLFNRKEAKECAGPALRSSVVGFFVGILPGAGATIASALTYMTEKKISGNSDTFGKGDIRGVAAPEAANNASACGSFIPMLTLGVPGSGTTAVMMGALTLYNITPGPAMFTEQPDIVWGLIAALLIANVMLLIMNIPLIGLFTRMLTIPLWFLVPAIAAVSAVGVYAVHSTTFDLMLMVGLGVFGYILRKMHFPMSPLILGFVLGELLEQNLRRALSISNGEYGILWGSGIAQSLLVLAVAVLVVPPVLRVIRKRRSQTVETAKAE from the coding sequence ATGGATACCTGGTTATATTTATCACAAGGGTTCGAGGTGGCGCTGATTCCACAGAACCTGGTTATTGCGCTGATCGGCTGTTTCGTCGGCACCATCGTCGGGCTGCTGCCGGGCCTCGGGCCGATTAACGGCGTGGCGATCCTGCTGCCGCTGGCCTTCGCGCTGAAGCTGCCGGCGGAATCGGCGCTGATTCTGCTGGCGACGGTGTATATCGGCTGTGAGTACGGCGGCCGCATCTCCTCCATCCTGCTGAACGTGCCCGGGGACGCCGCGGCGATCATGACCGCGCTGGACGGCTACCCGATGGCGCAGCAGGGGCGCGCCGGCGTGGCGCTGTCCATTTCCGCGGTCAGCTCGTTTATCGGCTCTATCATCGCCATCGGCGGCATTATTCTGTTCGCCCCGCTGCTGGCGCGCTGGTCGCTGGCCTTCGGCCCGGCGGAGTACTTCGCGCTGATGATCTTCGCCATCGCCTGTCTCGGCAGCATGATGAGCCAGAACCCGCTGAAGTCGCTGCTGGCGGCGCTGATCGGCCTCGGGCTGGCGACGGTCGGCGTCGATGCCAACACCGGCGTCTACCGCTTTACCTTCGACAGCGTGCACCTCTCCGACGGCATTCAGTTTATCGTGGTGGTGATCGGCCTGTTCTCGGTCAGCGAAATCCTGCTGATGCTGGAGAGCACCGGCGCCGGCCAGAAACTGGTGCGTAAAACCGGGCGACTGCTGTTTAACCGTAAAGAGGCGAAAGAGTGCGCCGGCCCGGCCCTGCGCTCTTCGGTAGTCGGTTTCTTCGTCGGCATACTGCCGGGCGCCGGGGCAACCATCGCCAGCGCGCTGACCTATATGACCGAGAAGAAAATCAGCGGCAACAGCGACACCTTCGGCAAAGGGGATATCCGCGGCGTGGCGGCGCCGGAGGCGGCTAACAACGCATCGGCCTGCGGCTCGTTTATTCCGATGCTGACGCTGGGCGTGCCGGGTTCCGGCACCACCGCGGTGATGATGGGCGCGCTGACGCTGTACAACATCACGCCGGGGCCGGCGATGTTCACCGAACAGCCCGATATCGTCTGGGGGCTGATCGCCGCGCTGCTGATCGCCAACGTGATGCTGCTGATCATGAACATCCCGCTGATTGGTCTGTTTACCCGCATGCTGACCATTCCGCTGTGGTTCCTGGTGCCGGCGATCGCCGCCGTATCGGCAGTCGGCGTGTACGCGGTGCACAGCACCACCTTCGATCTGATGCTGATGGTCGGGCTGGGGGTATTCGGCTATATCCTGCGCAAAATGCACTTCCCGATGTCGCCGCTGATTCTGGGCTTTGTGCTGGGCGAACTGCTGGAGCAGAACCTGCGCCGCGCGCTGTCGATCAGCAACGGCGAATACGGCATTCTGTGGGGCAGCGGCATTGCCCAAAGTCTGCTGGTATTGGCGGTGGCGGTACTGGTGGTGCCGCCGGTACTGCGCGTGATACGCAAACGCCGCAGCCAGACGGTAGAAACCGCCAAGGCCGAATAA
- a CDS encoding tripartite tricarboxylate transporter TctB family protein → MSDRIFAGVWLLLCIGGLYIGWGIHSEYSYEPLGPRPFPLIILSLMALCAVLMLLRHPQVVAWPHRATLQRLLLLTITLSLYAWCFELLGFPLATALLTFSIALLFGARVPAAAISGAVMGVALYYAFDRLLDVTLPLGAWLN, encoded by the coding sequence ATGAGCGATCGTATTTTTGCCGGGGTGTGGCTGCTGCTGTGCATCGGCGGCCTGTATATCGGCTGGGGCATTCACAGCGAATACAGCTATGAGCCGTTGGGGCCGCGCCCGTTTCCGCTGATCATCCTCAGCCTGATGGCGCTGTGCGCCGTTCTGATGCTGCTGCGCCATCCGCAGGTGGTGGCCTGGCCGCACCGCGCCACCCTGCAGCGTCTGCTGCTGCTGACCATCACGCTGTCGCTGTACGCCTGGTGTTTTGAGCTGCTGGGCTTTCCGCTGGCTACCGCCCTGCTGACCTTCAGCATCGCACTGCTGTTCGGCGCGCGCGTGCCGGCGGCGGCGATCTCCGGCGCGGTGATGGGCGTAGCGCTGTATTACGCCTTTGACCGCCTGCTCGACGTTACGCTGCCGCTCGGCGCCTGGCTGAACTGA
- a CDS encoding Bug family tripartite tricarboxylate transporter substrate binding protein, which yields MKKIITRTLTATALLLAANQAFAIEAPDRTECIAPAKPGGGFDLTCKLLQVSLQETKAINKPMRVTYMPGGVGAVAYNAIVAQRPAEFGTVVAFSGGSLLNLSQGKFGRYGVDDVKWLAAVGTDYGMIAVRADSPYKTLKDLMEAFKKDPTSVVFGAGASIGSQDWMKTALLAREVGVDPRKMRYVAFEGGGEPVTALLGNHIQAVSGDLSEMVPYLQGDKIRVLAVYSEERLPGQLAEVPTAKEQGYNLVWPVIRGFYLGPKVSDEEYQWWTDAFAKLQQTEEFKKQRDLRGLFEFNLRGKELDAYVKKQVSDYREQAKAFGLAK from the coding sequence ATGAAAAAAATAATCACCCGTACTCTGACCGCAACCGCTCTGCTGTTGGCAGCCAATCAGGCTTTCGCCATTGAAGCGCCCGACCGTACCGAATGTATCGCGCCGGCCAAGCCCGGCGGCGGCTTCGATCTGACCTGTAAACTGCTGCAGGTGTCTTTGCAGGAAACCAAAGCCATCAATAAACCGATGCGCGTTACCTATATGCCGGGCGGCGTCGGCGCGGTGGCCTATAACGCCATCGTCGCCCAGCGCCCGGCGGAGTTCGGCACCGTGGTCGCCTTCTCCGGCGGCTCGCTGCTCAACCTGTCGCAGGGCAAATTCGGCCGCTACGGCGTGGATGACGTCAAGTGGCTGGCGGCGGTCGGCACCGATTACGGCATGATCGCCGTGCGCGCCGACTCGCCGTATAAAACGCTGAAAGACCTGATGGAAGCCTTCAAGAAAGATCCCACCAGCGTGGTGTTCGGCGCCGGTGCCTCGATCGGCAGCCAGGACTGGATGAAAACCGCGCTGCTGGCGCGTGAAGTGGGCGTCGACCCGCGCAAGATGCGCTACGTCGCCTTTGAAGGCGGCGGCGAACCGGTGACCGCGCTGCTCGGCAACCATATTCAGGCGGTATCCGGCGACCTGAGCGAAATGGTGCCTTACCTGCAGGGCGACAAGATCCGCGTGCTGGCGGTGTATTCGGAAGAGCGCCTGCCGGGCCAGTTGGCCGAGGTGCCGACGGCTAAAGAGCAGGGCTATAACCTGGTGTGGCCGGTGATCCGCGGTTTCTACCTGGGGCCGAAGGTCAGCGATGAAGAGTACCAGTGGTGGACCGATGCCTTCGCCAAACTGCAACAGACCGAAGAGTTCAAAAAGCAGCGTGACCTGCGCGGGCTGTTTGAATTTAACCTGCGCGGCAAAGAGCTGGACGCCTACGTGAAGAAACAGGTCAGCGACTACCGTGAACAGGCGAAAGCCTTCGGCCTGGCCAAGTAA
- the tctD gene encoding transcriptional regulator TctD has translation MRLLLVEDHPELSHWLQKALTGAGFAVDVASDGVVADHLLLNEHYSLVVLDVELPRLNGLDLLARVRKRGQNLPVLLLTARADVSDRVRGLNLGADDYLSKPFELDELEARIRALLRRSVGVTQQTLQFGALTYHDDGYFLLDNRPLALTPRELSVLTTLIHRRGRPVAKQQLFEQVFTLSDEANPESIELYVHRVRKKLHGSNVAIVTLRGLGYSLELSDDVV, from the coding sequence ATGCGTCTCTTGTTAGTGGAAGATCACCCCGAATTATCCCATTGGCTGCAGAAGGCGCTGACCGGCGCCGGCTTCGCCGTGGACGTGGCGTCGGACGGCGTGGTGGCCGACCATCTGCTGTTAAACGAACATTACAGTCTGGTGGTGCTGGACGTGGAGCTGCCGCGTCTCAACGGGCTGGATCTGCTGGCGCGGGTGCGCAAACGCGGCCAGAACCTGCCGGTATTGCTGCTGACCGCCCGCGCTGACGTCAGCGACCGGGTCAGAGGGCTGAATCTCGGCGCCGATGATTACCTGAGCAAACCGTTTGAACTGGACGAGCTGGAGGCGCGCATCCGCGCGCTGCTGCGCCGCAGCGTGGGCGTCACCCAGCAGACCCTGCAGTTTGGCGCGCTGACTTACCACGACGACGGCTATTTTCTGCTGGATAATCGGCCCTTGGCGCTGACGCCGCGCGAACTGTCGGTGCTGACTACGCTGATTCACCGGCGCGGCCGGCCGGTCGCCAAGCAGCAGCTGTTCGAGCAGGTGTTTACCCTGTCTGACGAGGCCAACCCGGAGAGCATTGAGCTGTATGTGCACCGGGTGCGTAAAAAATTGCACGGCAGCAATGTGGCGATCGTTACGCTGCGCGGTTTGGGGTACAGCCTGGAGCTGAGCGATGACGTGGTTTAA
- a CDS encoding sensor histidine kinase, with protein sequence MTWFKPPGSLFYQLLLFFGLPLTILGGISIYTHYFSATHAATLAYDRTLLASARTVAERLVVREGKLKIDVPYVVLDSFERNMNDQLYYEVISPQGRSISGYDDLPLPPPHLARSTLYPALVHFYDAEYAGRPIRVAALYQPVNEGGMMGMATILVAETLESRNYLARQMLLSALFSQGTVVVLTLTLAFVLLKKLLKPLRKLSSVMMRRDPGELTPLPTLLLPWSEMQPLLLAFNRYTERLRVMVARQERFSADASHQLRTPLTVLKTQVGVALASDDPQQWRESLLAIGKTLDNTVALTDRLLYLSRLKAHEPHGERRLQPVNLAQVLRDACFSRLPQARSNGIDLGYEGEAVCWIGGEALLLTEMCANLLDNALKYTPRRGTVTARLSALNGEGILEIEDSGPGITQQDAQQALQPFRRLDNVGEQPGAGLGLALVKDIAAYHATRPELLSSAELGGLLVRVRFRLLS encoded by the coding sequence ATGACGTGGTTTAAACCGCCGGGTTCACTGTTTTATCAACTGTTGCTGTTTTTTGGTTTGCCGCTGACGATACTGGGCGGCATCTCTATTTACACCCACTACTTTAGCGCCACCCATGCCGCGACGTTGGCCTACGACCGCACGCTGCTGGCGTCGGCACGCACCGTGGCGGAGCGGCTGGTGGTGCGCGAGGGCAAGCTGAAGATCGACGTGCCCTATGTGGTGCTCGACAGCTTCGAGCGTAATATGAATGACCAGCTGTATTACGAGGTGATTTCGCCGCAGGGGCGCAGTATCTCCGGCTATGACGATCTGCCGCTGCCGCCGCCGCACCTGGCGCGTTCCACGCTGTACCCGGCGCTGGTGCATTTTTACGACGCTGAATATGCCGGGCGGCCGATCCGCGTCGCCGCGCTCTATCAGCCGGTGAATGAAGGCGGCATGATGGGCATGGCGACCATCCTGGTGGCGGAAACTCTGGAATCGCGCAACTATCTGGCGCGTCAGATGCTGCTGTCCGCGCTGTTCAGTCAGGGGACGGTGGTGGTGTTGACGCTGACGCTGGCGTTTGTGCTGCTAAAAAAGCTGCTCAAGCCGCTGCGTAAACTGTCGAGCGTGATGATGCGCCGCGATCCGGGCGAGTTGACGCCGTTGCCGACCCTGCTGTTGCCATGGTCGGAAATGCAGCCGCTGCTGCTGGCGTTTAACCGCTATACCGAACGGCTGCGGGTGATGGTGGCGCGTCAGGAGCGTTTCAGCGCCGACGCCTCGCACCAGCTGCGTACGCCGCTGACGGTGCTGAAGACGCAGGTTGGCGTGGCGCTGGCCAGCGATGATCCGCAGCAGTGGCGCGAAAGCCTGCTGGCGATCGGCAAGACGCTGGATAACACCGTGGCGCTGACCGACCGCCTGCTGTATCTGTCGCGGCTGAAGGCGCACGAGCCGCACGGTGAACGCCGGCTGCAGCCGGTCAATCTGGCGCAGGTGCTGCGCGACGCCTGCTTCTCACGTCTGCCGCAGGCGCGCAGCAACGGTATCGACCTGGGTTATGAAGGGGAGGCGGTGTGCTGGATCGGCGGCGAGGCGCTGCTGCTGACGGAGATGTGCGCCAATCTGCTGGATAACGCGCTGAAGTATACGCCGCGCCGCGGCACGGTGACGGCGCGCCTGAGCGCATTAAATGGAGAAGGCATACTGGAAATCGAAGACAGCGGGCCGGGCATTACCCAGCAGGATGCGCAGCAGGCGCTGCAGCCTTTCCGTCGTCTGGATAATGTGGGCGAGCAGCCGGGCGCCGGGCTGGGGTTGGCGCTGGTGAAGGATATCGCCGCCTATCACGCGACGCGGCCGGAGCTGCTGAGCTCTGCAGAACTCGGCGGCCTGCTGGTGCGGGTGCGTTTCCGCTTATTGTCCTGA
- a CDS encoding DMT family transporter yields the protein MNIFFPLVAVLIWSINAVVSKLSAGAIDPAAISFYRWLLALIALTPFVLPGVIRNWRTVRANGGKLLVLGLLGMVLYQSLAYYAAHSVSALFMGIIVSLIPLLTILISIVLLRVAPTVGVALGSVTSLCGLIWLVSAGQPGALLQHGIGKGELMMFAATASYALYGVLTKRWAIALSNWQSLYVQIALGVLLLLPNFLMAPDVSLNSQNLSLVLFAGIPASIIAPFLWIQGVVRLGANTTSIFMNLAPVFTAVIAVLFLHEQLHAYHLVGGGVTLLGVILSQRLRTPLGRKKPQPAVSSKLGK from the coding sequence ATGAACATATTCTTCCCTCTGGTGGCGGTACTGATCTGGTCCATCAACGCCGTGGTCAGCAAACTGTCGGCCGGCGCGATCGACCCGGCAGCGATCTCTTTCTATCGCTGGTTGCTGGCGCTGATCGCGCTGACGCCGTTTGTGCTGCCCGGCGTGATCCGCAACTGGCGCACGGTGCGCGCTAACGGCGGCAAACTGCTGGTATTGGGGCTGCTGGGCATGGTGCTCTATCAGAGCCTGGCCTACTACGCCGCGCACAGCGTCAGCGCGCTGTTTATGGGCATTATCGTGTCGCTGATCCCGCTGCTGACCATTCTGATCAGCATCGTACTGCTGCGGGTGGCGCCGACCGTCGGCGTAGCGCTGGGGAGCGTGACTTCATTATGCGGCCTGATCTGGCTGGTGAGCGCCGGTCAGCCGGGAGCGCTGTTGCAGCACGGCATCGGCAAAGGCGAACTGATGATGTTTGCCGCCACCGCCTCCTACGCGCTGTACGGCGTGCTGACCAAACGCTGGGCGATCGCCCTGTCCAACTGGCAATCGCTGTACGTGCAAATCGCCCTCGGCGTGCTGCTGCTGCTGCCGAACTTCCTGATGGCGCCGGACGTCAGTCTGAACAGTCAGAACCTGTCGCTGGTGTTGTTTGCCGGCATTCCGGCATCGATTATCGCGCCGTTCCTGTGGATTCAGGGCGTTGTCCGCCTCGGCGCCAATACCACCTCTATCTTTATGAACCTGGCGCCGGTGTTCACCGCGGTGATCGCCGTGCTGTTCCTGCATGAACAGCTGCACGCCTACCACCTGGTCGGCGGCGGCGTCACTCTGCTGGGGGTGATCCTCTCTCAACGCCTGCGCACGCCGCTGGGCCGTAAAAAACCGCAGCCGGCGGTATCAAGCAAGCTCGGCAAATAA